GCATGCCGGTTAACTGGTTTTGGACATAGGCTATAGCAATGGCAGTAATGGAACAAAGAAAGATAATATACCGTGGCACGGGGCAGGTGCTGGTTAAAAACCACAAGGCTAATGTCAGGGGAAAGCACAGTAAAATCATGAACAATAATGTTTCTTTTTTCTTAAACGATACATACGAGGCATAAAACAGGCTTACAATTCCCAGGACAAATTGCATGCCAAAGCCGTTTTCGATGGAATAAGTAACTGCGCCGCGTATTTTTTCCTTTAAAGGGTATAATAGCCATTCTGCCCGGCTATTAACGAACCATTGTTCATACACCGATGTTTTTCCAAGTTTTTCAGTGCCCGTTAACAGGGTAATATTAAAAAGTTTAATTTCATAGGGAAATACGGGATTCCCGGTAATAATAAAATTTCTTACGTACCAAAATCCACCGCCGGTGAAAGCAAGTAAAACTCCTGCAGTCAGGAATTGGGGGGATAATTGTTTTCTGTTTACATAACAGAGAAGAAATACTGCGACAAGTAACCAAAACCCTCCTGGTTTTATCCCGCTTGCAATACCCAGAACAGTACAACTTAAAAGGAAAAGGTATGTTTCTTTTGTTTTGGAATATCCCACAACAAAATTCAGAACCAGAATGATAAAACAGGAAAATATGACATCAACATAAGCGACTGAACACAAAAGCATTATTGCCGGGGTAAGCAATACCAAGGGGATTACGATTATCGCATCGTGTATATTTAACTTTCGGGCAAGGCTGTACGTTGCCAGCGATAGCATCAATGCGAATGGAACCTGGGTAAGGTTAAGGAGATTTAGGCTTTTGCTCCCCAGATACAGCCACATCATGAACAGGCTTCCGTTCATCGGAAAAAATGACGTAGCGCACAATGGCTGGATAATAAAGATACGCTTTTCTTGTACCCAGTGAAATACGGTAGGGAGGTGATAGGTAATGCTGTCCCACCCATACGGGGGGATAAGCCATCCCAGAAAAACAATAAAACCGTACGATACCAGAATAAACTGAAAAAAGAGAAGATGCCGGATATTTTTAATTGAAGAAACAGCTTCTATTGAAGTAATTCGCCAATGAATCTTTTGCCACGAATAGCAGATAATCGGTAGTGATATCAGAAAATTAGTTAAAAAAAGATTGAATGTGTCCAATTTGCCCAGCAGGCCCAGTGCTGCTTGCGTTACAATGATTTGCAGACTAAACCAAACGAAACTTCCCAGCAAGAGGTCATAGGTATCTGTGAGCTTTTTTTGAAGTAGAAGGGCATAGGAAAAAATAATAAGAATTGAAACGCCGATAAAAAAAATTATCTGTACCATGTATTTTCTAAAAAGTTGATAAATCCCTGCCAAAGATAATCAGTCATATGCCAATGGAAATAAGCATAGAACAATAGTGCGGCTGAGGAAACTACCAGGAAAAATATATTGGGAAATGAACCTTTAGTGGATTGTGATGATTTTTCACCCATCGAAAACCTCTATTGTGTAAACCGTATTTTATGCTAAGATTATATTACAATTATGCGATTGAAACAAATTTTAAAACAATAATGACTAAACGCGAAAGAAATCCAGTCGCCATTACGCCTTTTCTTGAAAAAGACAGCCTGATGTTTATTATTATTTTAGGGTTGTGGATCATGACAATTCTGCATTTTGATCCTAAAATAATACATTATCTCCCTAGAAACAGTACTTTGCTGCCAAAAATTTCTATCTTAATTTTTTTAGTTTGCGTGGATGTCTTCTGGCTTTACGGGATATATCACCTTGTTATCGCTTTTTTTTCTGCTTTTGTAGTTAAGGCAAATAATATTATTAACAAAGAGCAGGGAAATAGCGATAGAACAGCAATCCTTTATTTGACTATGAATGATTTCCGGGAAGAGGCTGTTTTATCATGCTTAAATCAAGATTCTGACAACTTCAATGTTTTTATACTGGATGACAGCGATGACCGATATTGCAGAGAAAAAGTTGATAGCTTTATCACCAGAAATAATCAAGTCAGACTTATTAGAAGAAAAGCGAGAACGTATTTTAAAGCAGGCAATCTTAATAATGCTTTATCTGAAATTTACAAGGACTATGATTACTTTGCGGTATCAGATTCTGACGGTATCCTGCCGGACAATTTTTTGAAAACGCTTTTGCCATATTTTAAGCTGGACAAGAATATAGGATTTGTTCAGGCGAATCAGCGTTGGAACCCAAACCAGGAATCCGAGTTTGCAAAAGATTTAGGTCTAAATACTGATGTTCATTGGAAATATTATCTACCGGCAAAAAATATTTATGGATTTCTCATGTTTTATGGCCATGGGGCTATAATAAGAACTGATATTTGGAAGGAAATAGGAGGCTTCCCCCATTCGATCACTGAAGATCTGGTCTTTTCTTCGTTGGTGAGGGGAAAGGGTTATATCGGGGTATTCGTTCCGGAAGTAATATGCTTAGAGGATTATCCCGAGGATTACAAATCATTCAGGATTAGAAATGAGCGGTGGGTTAAAGGAACAACAGAATACTTGTTTAAATGGTTCCCGAAGCTTTTGCTCTCAAGTAAGGTCCCTTGGTTTGAAAAACTGGATGTGTTTGTTTCAGCGGGAATTTTATTGCAACCATTTGTGTTCATTATTTTCTTATTAATCGTTAGTGTTGTTTTGCCTTTTGCCGCCAAGTGTTTCGGGTTATATATTCCTTTGGTGGCGACATTTGTTCCTTTAAGCACCGCATGGTCAACCTTTTTTGCCGGAGTATATTTTTCTTCAAACTGGACTTTTGATTTTTTCCTCATGATGACTATTGCGGCTTTTGCTCAGTTTGCCCCGTTATTTTGGTCAATGTTGAAAGATCCGATAAGAATTACCAGGCATATAAGTTGTTTTATGTTTATTTGCCTGTCTTCCAGCATCGCTTCTTTTATAAATATTTGCAGTATCATAATAAGCAGAAA
This genomic stretch from Candidatus Margulisiibacteriota bacterium harbors:
- a CDS encoding glycosyltransferase family 2 protein translates to MLRLYYNYAIETNFKTIMTKRERNPVAITPFLEKDSLMFIIILGLWIMTILHFDPKIIHYLPRNSTLLPKISILIFLVCVDVFWLYGIYHLVIAFFSAFVVKANNIINKEQGNSDRTAILYLTMNDFREEAVLSCLNQDSDNFNVFILDDSDDRYCREKVDSFITRNNQVRLIRRKARTYFKAGNLNNALSEIYKDYDYFAVSDSDGILPDNFLKTLLPYFKLDKNIGFVQANQRWNPNQESEFAKDLGLNTDVHWKYYLPAKNIYGFLMFYGHGAIIRTDIWKEIGGFPHSITEDLVFSSLVRGKGYIGVFVPEVICLEDYPEDYKSFRIRNERWVKGTTEYLFKWFPKLLLSSKVPWFEKLDVFVSAGILLQPFVFIIFLLIVSVVLPFAAKCFGLYIPLVATFVPLSTAWSTFFAGVYFSSNWTFDFFLMMTIAAFAQFAPLFWSMLKDPIRITRHISCFMFICLSSSIASFINICSIIISRKSNFLVTGIRKKKDTLEHKIIVFVEMIFSVFLVFSTLKTGNVWLVTVPFSVILNPFMYKIKWDNPIFVVVTYLPFVLISMIVILISISTF